Part of the Arthrobacter gengyunqii genome is shown below.
GCGGTGGGATCGTTGTTGGCCGTAACCCGGTTGACGCCCTCAAAAACCGAACCGTCGGCCGTGACGACGATGGCGCCGAAGGGGCCGCCGCCGGCGGCAACGTTGGCGGTGGCCAGGTTGATGGCACGGGCAAGGTACTGAGCGTCATTGGTGGTCATGGATATCTCCTTGAATGCGGATGGCGGCAACAGCTGCCGGATCTGCCAGGTAGATAGCACCGTGCGGTGCCCGCCTTCGGCAGCACAAGGCTAACATCGCAGGCCGGTAAACGGGCTGCACCGTGATCCGACTCTGGACGGGGCAGCGCAGCTGTGACAGCGTTCTTAGAGGGGGACGGACTGCTGCACCTTCGAGAGGACATGGCCGTGGAGCGCATGATTTTCCCCAATCTCCCTGTTGCTGACCTTCGCAGATCCACAGAGTTTTACCTGGGTTTGGGATTCAAGCAGAGCCCTCAATTCAGCAACGAGGACTGCGCCGCCGTGATCATTTCCGACACCATTGTTGTCATGCTGCTTCACCAGGAGTTCTTCTCGGGGTTCCTTCCCGAAGGCGACACCCCGCACCTGCGCGCGGCGGGCAAGGAAGTGGTGAACTGCCTGAGCTGCGACACCCGTGAAGAAGTGGACACTTTCCTGGCGAACGCCGCGCAGAACGGCGGAGCTGTGTTTCAACCCGCGCGCGAACAGATGCCGGGCATGTATTCCGGCGCTGCCACCGACCCGGACGGGCACGTCTGGGAGTTCATGTGGATGGATCCGTCCATTCCCGAGTAGAGACCCGGCAGGGCCTGGGAGGGCTGCGCTTGTATCCCGTCATCTATCCGCGTCTCCCGGTGGCCGATCTGGACCGGTCCACCGGCTTTTACATGGGCCTGGGGTTTTCCCTCAATGAGCGGCTCAGCACCGTTGATCTCTCGGCCATAAACATCTCTGCCGCCATTGTGCTGGTCTTGCTGCCAAGGCCGTTCAGCCAGGAGAGCCGCACCGCGCTGGCCTTTCCCACCCGCAGCGACGTGGATGAGATCCTGGCCGCCTGCGCACCGAGCGGCGGCAGGGTGGTTTCCCGTGCCCGGCTGAGGGGCAAGGGCGTCTACCTGGGAACGGCTGCGGATCCGGACGGGCACTTGTGGGATTTCCTGTGCCGGGACGGCGAGCCGTGGGAGGGGAACCTGTAACCTCGGGCAGAAGTACTGACACTTACCGAAGGAACCCACGGGCATGGCCATCAGTTCAGGAGCCGCAGCGCAGACCGGCTCCCCCTCTGCGCATGCAGCCGACAGCCAGGACATGATCCGGGTCTCGGGAGCACGGGAAAACAACCTCCGGGGGATCAGCGTTGAGATCCCCAAGCGCCGCCTCACTGCCTTTACCGGCGTCTCCGGCTCCGGCAAGAGCTCGCTGGTCTTCGGCACGATTGCCGCCGAGTCTCAGCGGCTGATCAACGAAACCTACAGCGCCTTTGTGCAGGGCTTCATGCCCAACCTGGCCCGCCCCGATGTTGATTTGCTGGAGGGGCTGACCACGGCCATCATCGTGGACCAGGAGCGGATGGGAGCCAACCCGCGGTCCACCGTGGGCACCGCCACAGACGCCAACGCCATGCTGCGGATCATCTTCAGCCGGCTCGGCCAGCCGCAGATCGGCTCCCCCAACGCCTACTCGTTCAATGTCCCCTCGGTGAAGGCCAGCGGTGCCATCACGGTGGAGCGCGGCGGCCGGACCAAGGCAGAGAAGGCCACCTTCAATCGGCTCGGCGGCATGTGCCCGCGCTGCGAAGGAATGGGGTCCGTGACTGACTTCGACCTGACGGCGCTCTACGATGACAGCAAATCCCTGAATGAAGGCGCGCTCACCATCCCCGGCTACAGCATGGACGGCTGGTACGGCCGCATTTACAGCGGCACCGGCTTCTTCGATCCGGACAAGCCGATCGCCAAGTTCACGAAGCGGGAACTGCACGACCTGCTGTACAAGGAACCCACCAAGATCAAGGTGGACGGCATCAACCTGACGTACGAAGGGCTGATTCCCAAAATACAGAAGTCCATGCTGTCCAAGGACCCGGAGGCCATGCAGCCGCACATCCGCGCGTTTGTGGATAGGGCCATCACGTTCACCATCTGCCCCGAGTGCGACGGCACCCGGCTCAGCGCCGAGGCCCGTTCCTCGAAAATCAATGGCAAGAGCATCGCCGACGCGTGCGCCCTGCAGATTTCCGACCTCGCGGAATGGGTCCGTACCCTCAACGAGCCGTCAGTGGCACCGCTGCTGGCCGGGCTGCAGCACCTGCTGGACTCCTTCGCCGAAATTGGCCTGGGCTACCTCAGCCTGGACCGGCCCGCGG
Proteins encoded:
- a CDS encoding VOC family protein; protein product: MIFPNLPVADLRRSTEFYLGLGFKQSPQFSNEDCAAVIISDTIVVMLLHQEFFSGFLPEGDTPHLRAAGKEVVNCLSCDTREEVDTFLANAAQNGGAVFQPAREQMPGMYSGAATDPDGHVWEFMWMDPSIPE
- a CDS encoding VOC family protein; this encodes MYPVIYPRLPVADLDRSTGFYMGLGFSLNERLSTVDLSAINISAAIVLVLLPRPFSQESRTALAFPTRSDVDEILAACAPSGGRVVSRARLRGKGVYLGTAADPDGHLWDFLCRDGEPWEGNL